In the Clostridium sporogenes genome, one interval contains:
- a CDS encoding bifunctional oligoribonuclease/PAP phosphatase NrnA, translated as MITNDILDKIKESNSIAITFHSSPDGDSLGSALGLLQGIRRLNKKAYILSKEPIPETFKYLPCSEEITGDIKKPTEGTECVIVLDCGNVERINAELDLENREYSLINIDHHLSNDMYGDLNFVDTNAPAVAEVVYQLLKILGINSDKDIAACLYTSLVTDTGSFRYPGTTSVTHMIAGDLIDTGLDFSSIHRKIFENKKFERLKLYGKVLEETYLENEKLCVMKVTEKMIKELNIEDAKDTSDIISQGMQIGSVEVAILFKEVEEGVKISLRSKEYVDVRKIAENFGGGGHIRASGAFVKGETLDIVERKLIETIKKELI; from the coding sequence ATGATAACTAATGATATACTAGATAAAATAAAGGAAAGTAATAGTATTGCTATTACTTTCCATAGTTCTCCTGATGGAGATTCCTTAGGCAGTGCCTTAGGATTACTTCAGGGCATAAGAAGACTCAACAAAAAAGCTTATATACTTTCCAAAGAACCTATACCAGAAACTTTTAAATATCTACCTTGTAGTGAAGAAATTACAGGAGATATAAAAAAGCCTACAGAAGGTACAGAATGTGTTATAGTTTTAGATTGTGGAAATGTAGAAAGAATAAATGCAGAATTAGATTTAGAAAATAGAGAATACTCTTTAATAAATATAGATCATCACTTATCTAATGATATGTATGGTGATTTAAATTTTGTAGACACAAATGCGCCGGCTGTGGCTGAAGTTGTATATCAATTGCTTAAAATATTAGGGATAAATTCAGATAAAGATATAGCAGCTTGTCTATACACATCTTTAGTTACAGATACAGGTTCCTTTAGATATCCAGGTACCACATCTGTAACCCATATGATAGCAGGAGATCTAATAGATACAGGGCTAGATTTCAGCTCAATACATAGAAAAATATTTGAAAATAAAAAATTTGAAAGATTAAAGCTTTATGGAAAAGTTCTAGAGGAAACGTATTTAGAAAATGAAAAGTTATGTGTTATGAAAGTAACAGAAAAAATGATAAAAGAGTTAAATATAGAGGATGCAAAGGATACATCAGATATTATATCACAAGGTATGCAAATAGGATCTGTAGAAGTTGCTATATTATTTAAAGAGGTAGAAGAAGGGGTAAAGATAAGTTTAAGATCAAAAGAATATGTGGATGTAAGAAAAATAGCTGAAAATTTTGGCGGTGGAGGACATATTCGTGCCTCAGGAGCATTTGTAAAAGGAGAAACTTTAGATATAGTAGAAAGAAAATTAATAGAAACTATAAAAAAAGAGTTGATATAA
- the truB gene encoding tRNA pseudouridine(55) synthase TruB, which yields MDGVINVLKPKGITSFDVVRDIRKIAKIKKVGHTGTLDPLASGVLPICIGKATKIVDYIMEGAKTYRVEMKLGTTTETYDREGTVLEEKQVNAKPIDVENIIKKYIGDIDQIPPMYSALKVNGQKLYDLARKGIEVERKARKIHIYDICILSIDLPYVIFDVKCSKGTYIRSLCFDIGKDLGCGAVMWNLQRLEASPFNIKEAIKLEDLNEENIKQFITPIDKALKDYEKLYLDKKFEKLVLNGVILKDRRVLDNIEENKLYRTYIEDDNFIGLGMKNEYGFKIHKLLT from the coding sequence ATGGATGGAGTAATAAATGTTTTAAAACCAAAAGGAATAACATCTTTTGATGTGGTTAGAGATATAAGAAAAATAGCAAAAATAAAAAAGGTTGGACATACAGGTACATTAGATCCCTTAGCTTCAGGTGTTCTTCCTATATGTATAGGTAAAGCTACCAAAATAGTTGATTACATAATGGAAGGAGCTAAAACCTATAGAGTAGAGATGAAGCTTGGTACAACTACAGAGACTTATGATAGGGAAGGAACTGTTTTAGAAGAAAAACAGGTAAATGCAAAACCTATAGATGTAGAAAATATTATAAAAAAATATATAGGGGATATAGATCAGATACCGCCTATGTATTCGGCTTTAAAAGTTAACGGTCAGAAACTCTATGATTTAGCTAGAAAAGGAATAGAGGTAGAGAGAAAAGCAAGAAAAATACATATATATGATATATGCATTTTAAGTATAGACTTACCTTATGTTATATTCGATGTTAAGTGTTCAAAAGGAACTTATATAAGAAGTTTGTGTTTTGATATAGGCAAGGATTTAGGATGTGGGGCAGTAATGTGGAATCTACAAAGATTAGAAGCAAGCCCTTTCAATATAAAAGAAGCAATAAAATTAGAAGATTTAAATGAAGAAAATATAAAACAATTTATAACACCTATAGATAAAGCTTTAAAGGATTATGAAAAATTATATTTAGATAAAAAATTTGAAAAGCTTGTACTAAATGGTGTAATATTAAAGGATAGAAGAGTTTTAGATAATATAGAAGAAAATAAACTATATAGAACTTATATAGAAGACGATAACTTTATAGGATTGGGAATGAAAAATGAATATGGATTTAAAATTCATAAATTATTAACTTAG
- a CDS encoding bifunctional riboflavin kinase/FAD synthetase — protein sequence MIIMEDNFSTKLQDKTYIALGSFDGLHKGHMKLIKEAKKMAKDNKGKSMVLTFKDHPLNTINKEITPKILLDNPSKAKILEENEVDIINFINFDKECMELSPEDFIKNMLHYYNAGGFVVGFNYRFGYKNLGDIDLLKKMSQEFNFNLNVVSPVKYLNEVISSSKIRHILIDDGNVDKAKKMLGRNYFLKGNIVRGKQLGRKLGFPTVNLNYNTKYVLPRGGVYYTLIEYENKLYKGITNVGYNPTVEDKKLNIETHILDFHKDIYGEDIVIYFSKRIRDEKKFSSLEDLKHQLKKDKSFAKRQSM from the coding sequence ATGATAATTATGGAGGATAACTTTTCTACTAAATTACAAGATAAAACTTATATAGCTTTAGGGAGTTTTGATGGACTCCATAAAGGGCATATGAAACTTATAAAAGAAGCAAAAAAAATGGCTAAGGATAATAAGGGTAAAAGTATGGTTTTAACCTTTAAAGACCATCCTTTAAATACTATAAATAAAGAAATAACTCCTAAAATCCTATTAGATAATCCGAGTAAGGCAAAGATATTAGAAGAAAATGAAGTAGATATAATTAATTTTATTAATTTTGATAAAGAGTGTATGGAACTATCTCCAGAAGATTTTATAAAAAATATGTTACATTACTATAATGCAGGTGGATTTGTAGTAGGATTTAATTATAGATTTGGCTATAAAAATTTAGGAGATATAGACCTTTTAAAAAAAATGAGCCAAGAATTTAATTTTAATCTTAATGTAGTTTCACCAGTTAAATATTTAAATGAAGTAATAAGCAGTTCTAAAATTAGACATATATTAATAGATGATGGTAATGTAGACAAGGCAAAAAAAATGCTTGGTAGAAATTATTTTTTAAAGGGCAATATAGTAAGAGGAAAACAGTTAGGGAGAAAATTAGGTTTCCCTACAGTAAACTTAAATTATAATACAAAATATGTTCTCCCAAGAGGGGGAGTGTACTATACTTTAATAGAATATGAAAATAAACTTTATAAGGGTATTACTAATGTAGGCTATAATCCTACAGTAGAAGATAAAAAGTTAAATATAGAAACTCATATATTAGATTTCCATAAGGATATATATGGAGAAGATATAGTTATATATTTTTCCAAGAGAATTAGAGATGAGAAAAAATTTTCTTCTTTAGAAGATTTAAAACATCAATTAAAAAAGGATAAAAGTTTTGCTAAAAGACAAAGTATGTAA
- the rpsO gene encoding 30S ribosomal protein S15, which produces MDKAKKQELMAKHARHEGDTGSPEVQIALLTERINHLNSHLKEHKKDHHSRRGLLMMVGKRRGLLNYLMREDIERYRAIIKELGLRK; this is translated from the coding sequence ATGGATAAAGCAAAAAAACAAGAACTAATGGCTAAACATGCAAGACATGAAGGAGATACAGGTTCTCCAGAAGTGCAAATAGCATTACTTACAGAAAGAATTAACCACTTAAACAGCCACTTAAAAGAACATAAAAAAGACCATCACTCAAGAAGAGGTCTTTTAATGATGGTTGGTAAAAGAAGAGGTCTTTTAAATTACCTAATGCGTGAAGATATTGAAAGATATCGTGCTATCATAAAAGAATTAGGTTTAAGAAAGTAA
- a CDS encoding polyribonucleotide nucleotidyltransferase — protein sequence MIHTLETTVAGRKMKVDFGKTGMLSNAAIFMSYGDTVVMINANASKAPREGIDFFPLSVDYEERLYSVGKIPGGFIKREGKPSDKSILHARSIDRPLRPLFPKGYRNDVQIVNTVLSVEQDNLPEILAINGSSLALCLSSIPFTTPVAAVSVGLVDGEFIINPTVVQRENTILDLTVCATKERVMMVEAGGHEIDEETMYNAIMFGFEECKNIVAFQEEAVAKFGKTKDEPILYKADEEVEKEVKEFAFDMIKEAMYIMDKDERNAQLDKVKEKISEEFSEKYEDKKADIAEVIYKAQKEIVRNMLLNENRRPDGRAFDEVRPISCEVGILPRTHGTGLFTRGLTQVMTVATLGALGDVQILDGIAEEASKRYMHHYNFPSYSVGEVRPLRGPGRREIGHGALAERALEPLIPSEQEFPYTIRLVSEVLSSNGSTSQASVCGSTLALLDAGVPIKRPAAGIAMGLITSDDLEKEKVITDIQGIEDFFGDMDFKVAGTEKGITSIQFDTKIAGLSDNCVKDALEGAKKARLHILGKIKECIPEPRKELSKYAPRTEIICIDPEKIRDVIGAGGKVINKIIADTNVKIEIKEDGKVFVTSNNEPEGVKKAISIIEGLTKEVVQGEIYLGKVTKITNFGAFVEILPGKEGLVHISKLDFSRVEKVEDVVSVGDEILVKVTEIDNQGRINLSRKDAIAKKEEEKDK from the coding sequence ATGATTCATACATTAGAAACTACTGTAGCAGGAAGAAAAATGAAAGTAGACTTTGGTAAGACAGGAATGCTTTCAAATGCTGCCATATTTATGAGTTATGGAGATACGGTAGTTATGATAAATGCCAACGCTTCTAAAGCACCAAGGGAGGGAATAGATTTTTTCCCATTAAGCGTTGATTATGAAGAAAGACTATATTCAGTAGGAAAAATTCCAGGAGGATTCATTAAAAGAGAAGGAAAACCTTCTGACAAATCTATATTACATGCCAGATCTATAGATAGACCATTAAGACCTTTATTTCCAAAGGGATATAGAAATGATGTTCAAATAGTTAATACAGTTTTATCTGTAGAGCAAGATAATTTACCAGAAATATTAGCTATAAATGGCTCTTCTTTAGCTTTATGCCTATCTAGCATACCATTTACAACACCAGTAGCTGCAGTTTCTGTAGGACTAGTAGATGGAGAATTTATAATAAATCCAACTGTAGTCCAAAGAGAAAATACTATACTAGACTTAACTGTATGTGCTACAAAAGAAAGAGTTATGATGGTAGAAGCAGGTGGACATGAAATAGATGAGGAAACTATGTACAATGCTATCATGTTTGGTTTTGAAGAATGTAAAAACATAGTTGCATTCCAAGAAGAGGCTGTGGCTAAGTTTGGAAAAACTAAAGATGAACCTATATTATATAAAGCAGATGAAGAAGTAGAGAAAGAAGTTAAAGAATTTGCTTTTGATATGATAAAAGAAGCCATGTATATAATGGATAAAGATGAAAGAAATGCTCAGTTAGATAAAGTTAAAGAAAAAATATCAGAAGAGTTTTCAGAAAAATATGAAGATAAGAAAGCAGATATAGCAGAGGTTATATATAAAGCTCAAAAAGAAATAGTTAGAAATATGCTTTTAAATGAAAATAGAAGACCAGATGGAAGAGCTTTTGATGAAGTAAGACCTATAAGCTGTGAAGTAGGAATACTTCCTAGAACTCATGGTACAGGTTTATTTACAAGAGGATTAACTCAAGTAATGACTGTAGCTACTTTAGGAGCTTTAGGAGATGTACAAATATTAGATGGTATAGCAGAAGAAGCGTCAAAACGTTATATGCATCATTACAATTTCCCATCTTATAGTGTTGGAGAAGTTAGACCTTTAAGAGGACCAGGAAGACGTGAAATTGGTCACGGAGCTTTAGCTGAGAGAGCTTTAGAGCCATTAATTCCATCTGAACAAGAATTCCCATATACTATAAGATTGGTATCAGAAGTACTAAGCTCAAATGGTTCAACATCACAGGCTAGCGTTTGTGGAAGTACATTAGCTTTATTAGATGCAGGTGTACCTATAAAAAGACCAGCTGCAGGTATAGCTATGGGGCTTATAACTAGTGATGATTTAGAAAAAGAAAAAGTAATAACAGATATTCAAGGTATAGAAGATTTCTTTGGAGATATGGACTTTAAAGTAGCAGGAACAGAAAAAGGAATTACATCTATACAATTTGATACAAAAATAGCTGGATTATCAGATAATTGTGTAAAAGATGCATTAGAAGGTGCTAAAAAGGCAAGACTACACATATTAGGAAAGATAAAAGAATGTATACCAGAACCAAGAAAAGAATTATCTAAATATGCCCCAAGAACAGAAATAATATGTATAGATCCAGAAAAAATAAGAGATGTTATAGGTGCTGGTGGAAAAGTAATAAATAAAATAATAGCAGATACAAATGTAAAAATAGAAATAAAAGAAGATGGTAAAGTATTTGTAACATCTAACAATGAGCCAGAAGGTGTTAAAAAAGCTATAAGTATAATAGAAGGATTAACAAAAGAAGTGGTTCAAGGAGAAATATATCTAGGTAAGGTAACAAAAATTACTAACTTTGGAGCATTTGTAGAAATTTTACCAGGTAAAGAAGGTCTAGTGCATATATCTAAATTAGATTTTTCTAGAGTAGAGAAAGTAGAAGACGTAGTATCTGTAGGAGACGAAATACTAGTTAAAGTTACAGAAATAGATAATCAAGGAAGAATAAATTTATCAAGAAAAGATGCTATTGCAAAAAAAGAAGAAGAAAAAGATAAATAA
- a CDS encoding insulinase family protein has translation MYNLFTLDNGLRVVLEKIDYVKSVSVGLWVENGSRNENIKNNGISHFIEHMMFKGTENRSALEIAECIEDVGGQINAFTGKEATCYYVKILNSHIELALDVLSDMLFNSKFKEEDIEKEKGVVVEEISMTEDSPEDVLSDLHCRAIWGNDSISYPILGTVENIKSFKRKDIVEYINKYYIPQNTVISICGNFDIIKLEKLISKYFGNWNSGENKNITSYSKPKIENNHLFKNKNIEQLHISLGFEGLELGNDDVYPLVLLSNVLGGGASSILFQKIREEKGLCYSIYSYMSSFNNTGAVSIYTGLNSDYTEDTINLIKQVVKDFSKEGINKEKLIKSKEQLKGSYILGLESTSTRMFNNGKSVLFLNRINDPEIIMKKIDNITQDKLKEIMDGTFGAGIKNSAFVGEKLNIENVRNILEENQKAFKETKSKLI, from the coding sequence GTGTATAATTTATTTACATTAGATAATGGGCTAAGAGTGGTTTTAGAAAAGATAGATTATGTTAAGTCTGTAAGTGTAGGTCTTTGGGTAGAAAATGGTTCAAGAAATGAGAATATAAAGAACAATGGTATTTCTCATTTTATAGAACATATGATGTTTAAAGGTACAGAAAATAGAAGTGCATTGGAGATAGCCGAATGTATAGAAGATGTAGGTGGACAAATAAATGCATTTACGGGAAAAGAAGCCACTTGTTATTATGTAAAAATACTAAATTCTCACATAGAATTAGCTCTAGACGTTTTATCTGATATGTTATTTAATAGTAAATTTAAAGAAGAGGATATAGAAAAAGAAAAAGGCGTGGTAGTCGAAGAAATAAGTATGACTGAAGATTCTCCAGAGGATGTACTATCAGATTTACATTGCAGGGCTATATGGGGAAATGATTCTATTTCCTACCCTATTTTAGGAACAGTGGAAAATATAAAATCCTTTAAAAGAAAAGATATAGTAGAATATATAAATAAATATTATATTCCACAAAACACAGTTATATCCATATGCGGTAATTTTGATATAATTAAATTAGAAAAATTAATAAGTAAGTATTTTGGTAATTGGAATAGCGGTGAAAATAAAAATATAACATCCTATTCTAAACCCAAAATAGAAAATAATCACTTATTTAAAAATAAAAATATAGAACAACTTCATATAAGTTTAGGCTTTGAAGGATTGGAATTAGGTAATGATGATGTATATCCTCTTGTGTTACTTAGCAATGTATTAGGAGGAGGAGCTTCATCTATATTATTTCAAAAGATAAGAGAAGAAAAAGGACTATGTTATAGCATATATTCTTATATGTCATCCTTTAATAATACAGGAGCAGTAAGTATTTATACAGGTTTAAATTCAGATTATACTGAAGATACTATAAATCTAATAAAACAAGTAGTAAAGGATTTTTCAAAGGAAGGCATAAATAAAGAAAAATTAATAAAATCAAAAGAGCAATTAAAGGGCAGTTACATATTAGGATTGGAAAGTACCAGCACTAGAATGTTTAACAATGGTAAGTCTGTATTATTTTTAAATAGAATAAATGATCCGGAAATAATAATGAAAAAGATAGACAATATAACTCAAGATAAGTTAAAGGAAATAATGGATGGAACCTTTGGAGCTGGCATAAAGAATTCAGCTTTTGTAGGAGAAAAATTAAATATAGAAAATGTAAGAAATATTCTAGAAGAAAATCAAAAAGCATTTAAAGAAACAAAATCAAAATTAATATAA
- a CDS encoding YlmC/YmxH family sporulation protein, with the protein MEENIKRYSDMERYELINVNDGDKYGVLGNNDVVIDENGHLKFLILSESGGKMGLFSKPSLLEVSWDSVKKIGSRTIIIDAEKRELKKIR; encoded by the coding sequence ATGGAGGAAAATATAAAACGTTATAGCGATATGGAAAGATATGAGCTTATAAATGTAAATGATGGAGATAAATATGGAGTTTTAGGAAATAATGATGTAGTAATAGATGAGAATGGACATTTAAAGTTTTTAATATTAAGCGAATCAGGAGGAAAAATGGGATTGTTTTCTAAACCAAGCTTATTAGAAGTATCTTGGGACTCTGTAAAAAAAATAGGATCAAGAACTATAATAATTGATGCTGAAAAGAGAGAGTTAAAAAAAATCCGCTAG
- the dapG gene encoding aspartate kinase, producing MKILIQKFGGTSVSTAERRALVVDKIAKAKKAGYCPVIVVSAMGRKGQPYATDTLRSLVGEDFLDKNTLAADLLMGCGELISTVVMSSELFNKGIEAVPLMGGQAGIITDNNFNNAAVLRVEKNRIIDLLEKGKTPVVAGFQGKSEEGYITTLGRGGSDVTAALLGDALKAESVEIYTDVDGIMTADPRIVENASLIKEISYNEVFQFADQGAKVIHPRAVEIAMASNTKLVIKNTMTNCEGTIINNIGIKNPSNVITGITHMSNRTQIIVKLEENKGNKNYDDLLNSLAENSISIDLINVFPKEKIFTIDEQDFNKLSSIMKDLKIKFSYLEDCSKIAIIGSRMRGIPGVMAKILKALVRENIEVLQTADSHTTIWCLVSKEDTKKAIKSLHCEFKLDCI from the coding sequence ATGAAAATTTTAATTCAAAAATTTGGAGGAACATCTGTATCTACAGCTGAAAGAAGAGCTTTAGTAGTAGATAAAATAGCTAAGGCAAAAAAAGCAGGATACTGTCCAGTTATAGTGGTATCTGCTATGGGTAGAAAAGGACAGCCTTATGCTACAGATACATTAAGATCTTTAGTTGGAGAAGACTTTTTAGATAAAAATACCTTAGCTGCTGATCTTTTAATGGGATGTGGCGAACTAATAAGCACAGTAGTTATGAGTTCAGAACTTTTTAATAAAGGAATAGAAGCAGTGCCTTTAATGGGAGGACAGGCAGGTATTATAACAGATAATAATTTTAATAATGCTGCTGTACTTAGGGTAGAAAAAAATAGAATAATAGATCTTTTGGAAAAAGGGAAAACTCCTGTAGTAGCAGGTTTTCAAGGAAAGAGTGAAGAAGGATATATAACTACTTTAGGTAGAGGAGGCAGTGATGTTACTGCAGCACTTTTAGGTGATGCTCTAAAGGCTGAAAGTGTGGAAATATATACAGATGTAGATGGTATAATGACTGCAGATCCCAGAATAGTAGAGAATGCATCCTTAATAAAGGAAATAAGTTATAATGAAGTGTTTCAATTTGCAGACCAAGGGGCTAAGGTAATACATCCAAGAGCAGTAGAGATTGCAATGGCATCAAATACTAAACTTGTAATAAAGAATACTATGACAAATTGTGAGGGGACTATAATAAATAATATAGGAATTAAAAATCCCAGCAATGTTATAACAGGTATTACTCATATGAGCAATAGGACACAAATCATAGTAAAATTAGAAGAAAATAAGGGAAATAAAAATTATGATGATTTATTAAATTCGCTAGCAGAAAATTCTATTAGTATAGACCTTATAAATGTGTTTCCAAAAGAAAAAATATTTACTATAGATGAACAAGACTTTAATAAACTTAGTTCTATAATGAAAGACTTAAAAATAAAATTTTCTTATTTAGAAGATTGCAGTAAAATAGCTATAATAGGTAGTAGAATGAGAGGAATACCTGGAGTTATGGCTAAAATATTAAAAGCACTTGTAAGGGAGAATATAGAAGTACTTCAAACTGCAGACTCTCATACAACTATATGGTGTTTAGTTTCTAAAGAAGATACAAAAAAAGCTATAAAATCATTACACTGTGAATTTAAATTAGATTGCATATAA
- a CDS encoding ATP-dependent Clp protease proteolytic subunit, which produces MADEKEKNERNERIDTLKEFGTTNLPPKQADRIQVLPIIGQIEGHMVLSPQTKATRYEHLIPQLIALETSKEVEGVFIILNTVGGDVEAGLAIAEMIRSLSKPTVSLVIGGGHSIGVPLATSADYSFISPTATMIVHPIRMNGLIIGVPQTFEYFNKMQERIIEFIVRTSEISKEKIKEFMLQSDELLNDMGTILIGKQAVECGIINEVGGVKEALDKLNKLIDEKQKP; this is translated from the coding sequence ATGGCAGATGAAAAAGAAAAGAATGAAAGAAATGAGAGGATAGATACATTAAAAGAATTTGGAACTACAAATTTGCCACCAAAGCAAGCAGATAGAATTCAAGTTCTACCAATAATAGGCCAAATAGAAGGACATATGGTGTTGTCTCCTCAAACTAAAGCTACAAGATATGAACATTTAATTCCTCAATTAATAGCTTTAGAAACCTCTAAAGAAGTAGAGGGAGTTTTTATAATATTAAATACTGTAGGAGGAGATGTGGAAGCTGGTCTTGCTATTGCTGAAATGATAAGAAGCTTAAGTAAGCCTACAGTATCTTTAGTAATAGGAGGAGGACACTCTATAGGTGTACCTTTAGCCACATCAGCAGATTATTCTTTTATATCTCCAACAGCTACAATGATAGTTCATCCTATAAGAATGAATGGACTAATAATAGGAGTTCCTCAAACTTTTGAATATTTTAATAAAATGCAAGAGAGAATAATAGAATTTATAGTTAGAACTTCTGAAATAAGCAAAGAAAAGATAAAAGAATTTATGCTTCAAAGTGATGAATTATTAAATGATATGGGAACTATACTTATAGGGAAGCAAGCAGTGGAATGTGGAATTATAAATGAAGTAGGCGGAGTAAAAGAGGCATTAGATAAATTAAATAAATTAATAGATGAAAAACAAAAACCATAG